One window of Candidatus Mycobacterium wuenschmannii genomic DNA carries:
- a CDS encoding acyltransferase family protein, whose translation MAPPPASRPTRKPNDSDDRRCPGIRALDGLRAVAVGLVLADHGGIPGMAGGFLGVDVFFVLSGFLITSLLLDELGRTGRVDLGNFWIRRARRLLPALVLMVLTVAVGRQLFSPEAVASLRNDAVAAFFWVANWMFVADKTGYFAQGSPPSPLQHAWSLGVEEQYYIVWPLILVAVAVALAARARRRDTKASVGAVRLTIFLLATLGALGSAATAILLASDSTRDRVYFGTDTRAQALLVGAAASALLVGDWPALNRGWPLIRSRTGKWIARTLPVIGLALIGAAVHYATGSAREFHYGLLLAVAVAAALVIAPVALDQRGPVATVLAWGPLAWLGGISYGIYLWHWPIFLVLNGQRTGWHGLSLFAVRCAATLAVSVVSWWVIEQPVRKWRPSRVPLLPLAGATAATAAAVTLLVVPVVPKAGVSALDSSLPPGVSPVAVVSPSTPDGVRPARAITKRDPRRPFTVSVFGDSIGWTMMHFLPPTPGFQFVDHTVIGCSLVRGGPYSYLGQTLDQKSECENWPGRWTSQIAVDQPDAVLLVIGRWETVDRVNEGRWTHIGDPAFDSYISAELSRAINILSFSGAPLTVANLPYSRRGERPDGSLYPEDQPQRVDEWNTMLGKTIGDRPDVRVLDLKKKLCPEGTYTADVEGIHVRSDGVHLTEAGVQWLTPWLEQSLKPPPSR comes from the coding sequence GTGGCCCCGCCCCCGGCCAGCAGGCCGACCCGGAAGCCGAACGACTCCGACGACCGACGCTGCCCAGGCATCCGAGCACTCGACGGGCTGCGCGCGGTGGCCGTCGGGCTGGTGCTCGCCGACCACGGGGGCATCCCCGGCATGGCCGGCGGATTCCTCGGCGTCGACGTGTTCTTCGTGCTCAGCGGCTTCCTGATCACCTCGCTGCTACTCGACGAACTCGGCCGGACGGGCCGCGTCGACCTGGGCAACTTCTGGATTCGCCGTGCCCGCCGGCTGCTGCCGGCGCTGGTCCTGATGGTCCTGACGGTCGCTGTCGGCCGGCAACTCTTCTCGCCAGAGGCGGTCGCCAGCCTGCGCAACGACGCCGTCGCCGCCTTCTTCTGGGTCGCCAACTGGATGTTCGTCGCGGACAAGACCGGCTACTTCGCGCAGGGCTCGCCGCCGTCGCCGCTGCAGCACGCCTGGTCCCTCGGCGTCGAGGAGCAGTACTACATCGTGTGGCCGTTGATCCTGGTCGCGGTCGCCGTGGCACTCGCTGCCCGCGCGCGGCGCCGCGACACGAAGGCGTCGGTGGGCGCCGTCCGGTTGACGATCTTCCTGCTCGCCACGCTCGGGGCGCTCGGGTCCGCGGCGACCGCGATCCTGCTCGCGTCCGACTCCACCCGCGACCGGGTCTACTTCGGCACCGACACCCGCGCCCAGGCGCTGCTGGTCGGCGCGGCGGCGTCGGCACTGCTGGTCGGCGACTGGCCCGCGCTGAACCGTGGCTGGCCGCTGATTCGCTCCCGGACCGGCAAGTGGATCGCGCGGACGCTGCCGGTGATCGGCCTGGCGCTAATCGGGGCGGCGGTGCATTACGCCACCGGTAGCGCCCGTGAATTCCACTACGGGTTGCTACTCGCCGTCGCGGTGGCCGCCGCGCTGGTGATCGCGCCGGTCGCCCTGGATCAGCGCGGACCGGTCGCCACCGTGTTGGCCTGGGGTCCGCTGGCCTGGCTCGGCGGCATTTCCTATGGCATCTACCTATGGCACTGGCCGATCTTCCTGGTGCTCAACGGACAGCGGACCGGATGGCATGGCCTGTCGCTGTTCGCGGTCCGCTGTGCCGCGACGCTGGCGGTGTCGGTGGTGTCGTGGTGGGTGATCGAGCAGCCCGTCCGCAAGTGGCGTCCATCGCGAGTGCCGTTGCTGCCGCTGGCCGGGGCCACCGCCGCGACGGCCGCGGCCGTGACGCTGCTGGTGGTGCCGGTCGTGCCCAAGGCCGGCGTCAGCGCGCTCGACTCCAGCCTGCCGCCCGGGGTGTCGCCGGTGGCGGTGGTGTCACCCTCGACGCCGGACGGTGTGCGGCCCGCGCGGGCGATCACCAAGCGTGACCCGCGGCGGCCGTTCACCGTGTCGGTCTTCGGCGACTCCATCGGCTGGACGATGATGCATTTCCTGCCGCCGACGCCGGGATTCCAGTTCGTCGACCACACCGTGATCGGATGCAGCCTGGTCCGCGGCGGCCCGTACAGCTACCTCGGCCAGACGCTGGACCAGAAGAGTGAATGCGAGAACTGGCCCGGCCGTTGGACATCGCAGATCGCCGTCGATCAACCCGACGCCGTGCTGCTGGTGATCGGCCGCTGGGAGACCGTGGATCGGGTCAACGAGGGACGCTGGACCCACATCGGCGACCCGGCCTTCGACTCCTACATCAGCGCCGAGCTGTCCCGCGCGATCAACATCCTCAGCTTCAGCGGGGCGCCGCTGACCGTCGCCAACCTGCCGTACAGCAGGCGGGGGGAGCGGCCGGACGGCAGCCTCTATCCCGAGGACCAGCCGCAGCGGGTGGACGAGTGGAACACCATGCTGGGCAAGACGATTGGCGACCGCCCGGACGTACGCGTGCTCGACCTCAAGAAGAAGCTCTGCCCAGAGGGCACCTACACCGCCGACGTCGAAGGCATCCACGTCCGCAGCGACGGCGTGCACCTCACCGAGGCGGGCGTGCAGTGGTTGACGCCCTGGCTCGAGCAGTCGCTCAAGCCGCCGCCGTCACGCTAG
- a CDS encoding SDR family NAD(P)-dependent oxidoreductase encodes MDRVAVVTGGGSGIGLAIATQLAHAGRSVAIIDIDGEAAEKAAAQLQADGAFGVAVQADVSDPVSVVRGFRAVREALGPVEILVTSAAIAGFTAFRKITFEEWNRYLAINLTGTFLCLQEALADMAAAKWGRIVTISSAAGQKGAVGQGHYAATKGGVIALTKTVAQEYAPLGIAINTVPPFVIDSPMLRAQQEAKKLPPAEVLTRAIPAGRLGTGEDVAALVTFLCSDESSYVTGQVIGVNGGAVL; translated from the coding sequence GTGGATCGGGTCGCGGTAGTCACCGGCGGGGGATCGGGAATCGGACTGGCCATTGCCACCCAACTGGCCCACGCCGGGCGCAGTGTCGCCATCATCGACATCGACGGTGAAGCCGCCGAGAAAGCCGCCGCCCAGCTGCAGGCAGACGGCGCCTTCGGCGTCGCGGTGCAAGCCGATGTCTCCGACCCCGTCTCGGTGGTACGCGGATTCCGCGCGGTGCGCGAGGCGTTAGGGCCGGTGGAAATCCTGGTGACCAGCGCCGCGATCGCCGGGTTCACCGCATTCCGCAAGATCACCTTCGAGGAGTGGAACCGCTACCTCGCGATCAACCTCACCGGCACCTTCCTGTGTCTGCAGGAAGCGTTGGCGGACATGGCGGCCGCGAAATGGGGCCGCATCGTCACGATCTCCTCGGCGGCCGGGCAGAAAGGTGCTGTCGGACAAGGTCATTATGCGGCCACCAAAGGCGGTGTCATCGCATTGACCAAAACAGTGGCCCAGGAATACGCGCCGCTGGGCATCGCGATCAACACCGTGCCGCCGTTCGTCATCGACTCCCCGATGTTGCGCGCCCAGCAAGAGGCCAAGAAACTTCCGCCTGCCGAGGTGTTGACCCGGGCCATTCCCGCGGGGCGACTCGGCACCGGTGAAGACGTCGCCGCTCTGGTGACCTTCCTGTGCTCGGACGAGTCGAGTTACGTCACCGGCCAGGTCATCGGTGTCAACGGCGGCGCAGTCCTCTAG
- a CDS encoding cytochrome P450, which translates to MSTPPSQANSRPSYHFDRHTPQYRDQFLDITRELQQRCPIAWSDTYGGHWVAAGSQEVFELARCPHVSNDHDVRGERRGYKGISIPTMIEAENFRGGMLEMDDPEHRQYRSALNPYLSPAAVKRWEPFVDEIVRACLDDYIEGGHIDFVDDLANIVPAVLTLAMLGVPLSQWQMYNEPAHASVYTPPDSPDAARVRELYMAMGIDLWTNLTEIRAHPRPGIIDALATLRIDGQPAPDIELIGMLNLLIGGGFDTTTALTAHALEWLADHPHERDRLSRDRDTLLNPATEEFLRYFTPAPGDARTISEDMHLGDTPLKEGERLWLSWAMANRDPATFDDPDTMILDRKANRHFSFGLGIHRCIGSNVARTVFKSMLTAVLDRLPDYRCDPAGTVHYDTIGVIQGMRHLPADFTPGPRLGPGVDETVDKLQQICDTQGLARPITEFKDTAVIHP; encoded by the coding sequence ATGAGTACCCCTCCTTCGCAAGCGAATTCGCGTCCGAGCTACCACTTCGATCGGCACACGCCGCAGTACCGCGACCAATTCCTCGACATCACCCGCGAGTTGCAGCAGCGGTGCCCGATCGCATGGAGCGACACTTACGGCGGGCACTGGGTCGCCGCCGGCAGCCAGGAAGTCTTCGAACTGGCGCGCTGCCCGCACGTCTCCAACGATCACGACGTGCGCGGCGAACGGCGCGGCTACAAAGGCATCTCGATCCCCACCATGATCGAGGCCGAAAATTTTCGCGGCGGCATGCTGGAGATGGACGACCCCGAGCACCGCCAGTACCGCTCCGCGCTCAACCCCTACCTGTCCCCGGCGGCGGTCAAACGCTGGGAACCCTTCGTCGACGAGATCGTACGGGCATGCCTGGATGATTACATCGAGGGCGGTCACATCGATTTCGTCGACGACCTGGCCAACATCGTCCCCGCCGTACTCACCCTGGCCATGCTCGGAGTTCCGCTGTCACAGTGGCAGATGTACAACGAGCCCGCCCACGCCTCGGTCTACACCCCGCCCGACTCACCCGACGCCGCCCGAGTGCGCGAGCTCTACATGGCCATGGGCATCGACCTGTGGACCAACCTCACCGAAATCCGTGCCCATCCGCGCCCCGGCATCATCGACGCGCTCGCCACACTGCGCATCGACGGCCAACCCGCACCCGACATCGAACTGATCGGCATGCTCAACCTGCTGATCGGCGGCGGATTCGACACCACCACCGCCTTGACCGCGCACGCCCTGGAATGGCTCGCCGACCACCCCCACGAACGCGACCGGCTCAGCCGCGACCGCGACACCCTGCTCAATCCAGCCACCGAAGAATTCCTGCGCTACTTCACCCCCGCACCCGGAGACGCACGCACCATCTCCGAAGACATGCACCTCGGCGACACCCCGCTCAAAGAAGGCGAACGGCTCTGGCTGTCCTGGGCCATGGCCAACCGCGACCCCGCCACCTTCGACGACCCCGACACCATGATCCTGGACCGAAAAGCCAACCGCCACTTCAGCTTCGGACTCGGTATTCACCGCTGCATCGGCTCCAACGTCGCCCGCACCGTGTTCAAATCCATGCTCACCGCCGTCCTGGACCGCCTACCCGACTACCGATGCGACCCCGCCGGCACCGTGCACTACGACACCATCGGCGTCATCCAAGGCATGCGTCACCTACCGGCCGACTTCACACCCGGACCACGGCTCGGACCAGGTGTTGACGAAACCGTGGACAAACTGCAACAGATCTGCGACACCCAGGGACTCGCCCGCCCCATCACCGAATTCAAAGACACCGCCGTCATCCACCCCTGA
- a CDS encoding TauD/TfdA dioxygenase family protein, which yields MIGTARALTDSVGIEITGCHPGQLLTRGAAEDTHAALERYGVVIYRELHIDDDDLLAFSRLLGTVVTQPTGEHRHPEIQTITMDPSKTNALLASYRQGNFHWHIDGATQSIPQKATLLSAREVDPAGGDTEFASTYAAYDALSSAERDELDGLRVLHSFAAAQALANPDATADERATWDRVPTQIHPLIWTRRNGRKSMLLGATAQEIIDWPTSRGRALLDKLVEFSTQPQFTLRQHWHKGDLVIWDNTAMLHRALPFEPTSVRLLHRTTLAGEEAVA from the coding sequence ATGATCGGCACCGCGCGCGCACTCACCGACTCGGTCGGTATCGAGATCACCGGATGTCACCCCGGGCAACTGCTCACCCGCGGCGCGGCCGAGGACACCCATGCCGCCCTGGAGCGCTACGGCGTAGTGATCTACCGGGAGCTGCACATCGACGACGACGACCTGTTGGCCTTCAGCCGCCTGCTGGGCACGGTGGTCACCCAGCCGACCGGCGAGCACCGACATCCCGAAATCCAAACCATCACCATGGATCCCAGCAAAACCAATGCCCTGCTCGCGTCGTATCGACAGGGCAACTTTCACTGGCACATCGACGGCGCGACCCAATCGATACCGCAGAAGGCGACACTGCTCTCTGCGCGCGAAGTCGACCCCGCCGGTGGTGACACCGAATTCGCCAGCACCTACGCCGCTTACGACGCGCTCAGCTCCGCCGAACGCGACGAACTCGACGGTCTGCGGGTCTTGCACAGCTTCGCCGCAGCCCAGGCGCTGGCCAACCCGGACGCCACCGCAGACGAGCGCGCCACCTGGGACCGCGTCCCTACCCAAATCCACCCCCTGATCTGGACACGGCGCAACGGCCGCAAATCCATGCTGCTCGGGGCCACGGCGCAGGAGATCATCGACTGGCCCACATCGCGAGGGCGCGCCCTGCTCGACAAGCTCGTCGAGTTCTCGACCCAGCCGCAGTTCACCTTGCGCCAGCACTGGCACAAAGGCGACCTCGTCATCTGGGACAACACCGCAATGCTGCACCGCGCCTTACCTTTTGAACCCACCTCGGTCCGACTCCTGCACCGCACCACGCTCGCCGGCGAAGAGGCCGTCGCCTGA
- a CDS encoding TetR/AcrR family transcriptional regulator, with translation MAPTGRAGARRTQKRDAILAAAEQLLLEQGHAAMTFRSIAAAADVAPGLVQYYFPSVEDLLATVLRRSTDRIVADLGDATRSPHPLRAVWAYANDQRGSALLLEFLALANHRPQLRAVLGEGGERVRQALLASVTAHWEPHNRDRSGVPAAAALFLLVWIPRMIMLEESLGTQTGHAETLTLVQRFLDNVEPLDNP, from the coding sequence ATGGCGCCCACCGGCCGCGCCGGCGCGCGCCGCACCCAGAAGCGCGACGCGATCCTGGCAGCCGCCGAACAACTCCTGCTCGAGCAGGGCCACGCGGCCATGACATTTCGCAGCATCGCCGCCGCCGCCGACGTGGCTCCGGGCCTGGTGCAGTACTACTTCCCGTCGGTCGAGGACCTGCTCGCCACGGTCCTGCGGCGCTCCACCGACCGCATCGTCGCCGACCTCGGCGACGCCACCCGCTCACCACACCCCCTGCGCGCCGTCTGGGCCTATGCCAACGATCAACGCGGCTCGGCCCTGTTGCTGGAATTCCTCGCCTTGGCCAACCACCGCCCGCAGCTACGCGCGGTCCTCGGCGAAGGAGGCGAACGGGTCCGCCAGGCCCTGCTGGCCTCGGTGACCGCGCACTGGGAACCCCACAACCGTGACCGCTCCGGGGTCCCGGCGGCCGCGGCGCTGTTCTTGCTGGTGTGGATCCCGCGGATGATCATGCTCGAAGAATCACTGGGCACCCAGACCGGCCACGCCGAAACCCTGACGCTCGTGCAGCGTTTCCTCGACAACGTCGAACCCCTCGACAACCCCTGA
- a CDS encoding aldehyde dehydrogenase family protein — protein sequence MREYLKFYVDGHWVDPLQPNPFDVENPATEQLSGKISLGTAADLDVAVHAARRAFASWSQSTREERLDLLQAILVEYQKRSDDLAAAVTDEIGAPTSLAAGAQVFLGIGHLSTAIEALKNFSFEERKGESLIAKEPIGVCGLITPWNWPINQVAVKVYPALATGCTVVLKPSEVAPFSPYIFAEILDAAGVPAGVFNLVNGDGPGVGEAIASHPDIDLVSFTGSTRAGIEVAKLAAPTVKRVTQELGGKSPNIVLDDTAFATSVSAGVANMMPNSGQSCNAPTRMLVPKSRMGEAISAAREAAEKVTVGPPDAGTTIGPVASRAQYEKVQRLIQKGVDEGATLVVGGPGRPDGLDTGYYVKPTVFADVTNDMTIAREEIFGPVLCILGYDDIDDAVRIANDTEYGLAGFVSGADLDAARQIARRIRAGWVTINHAFDMNAPFGGYKRSGNGREWSEFGFHEYLEVKSVLGYTPEGATQ from the coding sequence ATGCGCGAATACCTGAAGTTCTACGTCGACGGACACTGGGTCGACCCGTTGCAGCCCAACCCTTTCGACGTGGAGAACCCGGCAACCGAGCAGTTGTCCGGGAAGATCTCGCTCGGCACTGCGGCCGACCTCGACGTGGCGGTACATGCCGCGCGGCGCGCCTTCGCGAGTTGGTCGCAGTCAACCCGCGAGGAGCGCCTCGATCTGTTGCAGGCGATCCTCGTCGAGTATCAGAAGCGTTCCGATGACCTCGCCGCGGCGGTCACCGACGAGATCGGCGCCCCAACCTCTTTGGCTGCGGGGGCGCAGGTCTTCCTCGGCATCGGGCACCTGAGCACAGCGATCGAGGCGCTGAAGAACTTCTCGTTCGAGGAACGCAAGGGCGAGAGTCTGATCGCCAAAGAGCCAATCGGTGTCTGCGGGTTGATCACACCGTGGAACTGGCCGATCAACCAGGTGGCGGTCAAGGTCTATCCGGCGTTGGCAACCGGCTGCACCGTCGTCCTCAAACCGTCTGAGGTGGCGCCGTTTTCGCCGTACATCTTCGCCGAGATCCTCGATGCCGCGGGCGTGCCGGCCGGTGTGTTCAACCTCGTCAACGGTGACGGCCCCGGGGTGGGGGAGGCAATCGCGAGCCATCCCGACATCGATCTGGTGTCGTTCACCGGGTCGACCCGTGCCGGCATCGAGGTGGCCAAGCTTGCAGCTCCGACCGTGAAGCGGGTGACTCAGGAACTCGGCGGCAAGAGCCCCAACATCGTGCTCGACGACACCGCCTTCGCCACCAGCGTCAGCGCGGGTGTGGCCAACATGATGCCCAACTCGGGCCAGAGCTGTAATGCGCCGACCCGGATGCTGGTCCCGAAATCTCGCATGGGCGAAGCGATTTCCGCCGCCCGAGAGGCCGCCGAGAAAGTCACCGTCGGACCTCCGGACGCGGGAACAACGATCGGGCCGGTGGCGTCGCGGGCGCAGTACGAGAAGGTCCAGCGCCTGATCCAGAAGGGTGTCGACGAGGGCGCGACGCTGGTCGTGGGCGGTCCGGGCCGACCGGACGGTCTGGACACGGGCTACTACGTCAAGCCGACCGTCTTCGCAGACGTCACCAACGACATGACCATCGCGCGCGAAGAGATCTTCGGGCCGGTGCTGTGCATCCTCGGCTACGACGACATCGACGACGCGGTCCGGATCGCCAACGACACCGAGTACGGCCTCGCCGGCTTCGTGTCCGGGGCCGACCTCGATGCGGCCCGCCAGATCGCCCGCCGAATCCGTGCGGGCTGGGTGACGATCAACCACGCCTTTGACATGAACGCACCCTTCGGGGGTTACAAGCGCAGCGGCAATGGCCGGGAGTGGAGCGAATTCGGTTTTCATGAATACCTGGAAGTGAAAAGCGTTTTGGGCTACACCCCGGAGGGAGCCACGCAGTGA
- a CDS encoding thiamine pyrophosphate-binding protein, which produces MTVPVYKRILDLFEAEGVNTLFGIPDPNFVHMFAEADARGWSVVAPHHELSAGFMAEAASRMTGRPGLCIGTLGPGMANIAGAIQCAKVENSPVIFLGGQRARITERRVRRGRIQFVRQEPLFAASVKYSASIEYADQTDEIIHEAIRQAMSGTPGPVYVEYPSHVILEELDVAEPLPPNRYRLVNQGAGAPEVAEAVKLIREAKSPILLVGHGVHTSRTGAAVKELADLMACPVIQTSGGTSYIPGLQERTFPYLFSPAANEAVEESDLCVALGTELGEPMHYGRTQHWAGNDENRKWVYVEQDPAAIGVNRQFDVPLVGDLRGVVPQLVEALRDTPRDPSANLDKLVNADAEELAQLAVSAPSGRSPIHPARYVVESTRAFNDLEDGILVRDGGATVIFQWTYSQSKPRDVIWNQNFGHLGTGLPYAVGASVAEGGKRPVMLLTSDSAFLFHIAELETAARLNLPLVCVVGVDHQWGLEVGVYKRTFEQPSPQPGVHWSKDVRMDKIAEGFGCHGEYVEKEDEIGPAIARAYASGKVGVVHVCIDPKANSEEMPKYDRFRTWYAEGTQ; this is translated from the coding sequence ATGACGGTGCCCGTCTACAAGCGCATCCTCGACCTGTTCGAGGCCGAAGGGGTGAACACCCTGTTCGGCATCCCCGACCCCAACTTCGTGCACATGTTCGCCGAGGCCGACGCGCGTGGATGGTCGGTGGTCGCCCCGCACCACGAACTCAGCGCGGGCTTCATGGCCGAGGCGGCCTCGCGGATGACCGGTCGGCCCGGTCTGTGCATCGGCACGCTGGGCCCGGGCATGGCCAACATCGCGGGTGCGATCCAGTGCGCGAAAGTGGAGAACTCGCCGGTGATCTTCCTCGGCGGTCAGCGGGCCCGCATCACCGAACGCCGGGTGCGGCGCGGCCGTATCCAATTCGTCCGCCAGGAACCGCTTTTCGCAGCCTCGGTCAAATACAGCGCCTCCATCGAGTACGCCGACCAGACCGACGAGATCATCCACGAAGCGATCCGCCAGGCGATGTCCGGCACGCCCGGTCCCGTCTATGTCGAGTACCCGTCGCATGTCATTCTCGAAGAGCTCGATGTGGCAGAACCGTTGCCGCCCAACCGGTATCGGCTTGTCAATCAGGGCGCCGGGGCACCCGAGGTCGCCGAGGCCGTGAAACTCATCCGCGAAGCGAAGAGCCCGATCCTGCTGGTGGGCCACGGCGTGCACACCTCGCGCACCGGTGCCGCGGTGAAGGAGCTCGCCGACCTGATGGCCTGCCCGGTCATCCAGACCTCCGGGGGCACGTCCTACATCCCGGGGCTGCAGGAGCGAACCTTTCCCTACCTGTTCTCCCCGGCCGCCAACGAGGCGGTCGAGGAATCCGACCTGTGCGTCGCGTTGGGAACCGAACTCGGCGAGCCCATGCACTACGGCCGGACCCAGCACTGGGCGGGCAACGACGAGAACCGTAAGTGGGTGTATGTCGAGCAGGACCCGGCCGCGATCGGTGTCAACCGCCAGTTCGACGTGCCGCTGGTGGGGGACCTGCGCGGCGTCGTGCCGCAACTCGTCGAAGCGCTTCGGGACACGCCGCGCGACCCGTCCGCCAACCTCGACAAGCTCGTCAACGCTGACGCCGAGGAACTCGCGCAGCTTGCGGTCAGTGCGCCCTCGGGACGGTCGCCGATCCACCCGGCGCGCTACGTCGTCGAGTCCACCAGGGCGTTCAACGATCTCGAGGACGGCATCCTGGTCCGCGACGGTGGCGCGACCGTCATTTTCCAATGGACGTACTCGCAGTCCAAGCCGCGCGACGTCATCTGGAACCAGAACTTCGGTCACCTCGGCACCGGTTTGCCCTACGCGGTGGGCGCCTCGGTTGCCGAGGGTGGCAAGCGGCCGGTGATGCTGCTGACCAGTGACTCGGCTTTTCTCTTTCACATCGCCGAGCTGGAAACCGCTGCACGCCTCAACCTTCCGCTCGTCTGCGTAGTGGGTGTCGACCATCAGTGGGGCCTCGAAGTGGGCGTCTACAAGCGCACGTTCGAACAACCGTCGCCACAGCCCGGCGTGCACTGGAGCAAGGATGTCCGGATGGACAAGATCGCCGAGGGCTTCGGCTGCCACGGCGAGTACGTGGAGAAGGAAGACGAGATCGGACCTGCCATCGCCCGCGCCTACGCCAGTGGGAAGGTCGGCGTGGTGCACGTGTGCATCGACCCGAAGGCCAACTCCGAGGAGATGCCGAAATACGACCGATTCCGCACCTGGTACGCCGAAGGCACCCAGTAA
- a CDS encoding O-methyltransferase, which yields MATTLQQPAVADTLHRMYAEAQEQMSTLRERRPNMSADATVKERADAMSEFYIPVTPESGRLLYSLVRATKPATIVEFGMSFGISALHLASAVRDNGSGRVVTTEINEPKIAAAKQTFTDTGLDDLITVLEGDALSTLADLDGPIEFVLLDGWKELYLPVIKLLEPKLSPGALVIADNTESPDTRSYLDYVHSSETPYVSFNFAVRDSDSMELSCYAT from the coding sequence ATGGCTACTACATTGCAACAACCCGCAGTCGCCGACACCCTGCACCGGATGTACGCCGAGGCGCAGGAGCAGATGTCCACGCTGCGCGAGCGGCGTCCGAACATGTCCGCGGACGCGACCGTCAAGGAACGCGCCGACGCGATGAGCGAGTTCTACATTCCTGTCACGCCGGAGTCCGGCCGACTGCTGTACTCGCTGGTGCGGGCGACCAAACCCGCCACCATCGTCGAATTCGGTATGTCTTTTGGCATTTCGGCGCTACACCTCGCTTCGGCGGTGCGCGACAATGGTTCCGGTCGGGTGGTGACGACCGAGATCAACGAGCCCAAGATCGCTGCCGCCAAGCAGACCTTCACCGACACCGGTCTCGACGACCTGATCACCGTGCTCGAGGGCGACGCCCTGTCGACGCTCGCCGACCTGGACGGGCCGATCGAGTTCGTCCTGCTCGACGGCTGGAAAGAGCTGTACCTGCCGGTGATCAAGCTGCTGGAGCCGAAACTGTCGCCCGGTGCGCTGGTGATCGCGGACAACACCGAGAGCCCGGACACCCGGTCGTACCTGGACTACGTGCACAGCAGCGAAACCCCCTACGTGAGTTTCAATTTCGCTGTCCGGGACAGCGACAGCATGGAGCTCAGCTGCTACGCGACCTAG
- a CDS encoding NDMA-dependent alcohol dehydrogenase — translation MIRGVGMDWEIEEIDLDPPRAGEVLVRMVVAGVCHSDDHLFTGDVVPTAEALAASGQPAPDWFPLLGGHEGAGVVAEVGPGVTAVQPGDHVALSFIPACGSCRFCVDGQSYICDIGASLFVREMPTDGTCRRHLGDENLLAYGQLGTFAEYAVLSEKSVIKIDEAIPFHAASLVSCGVSTGWGSATVSAETEPGDTVVVIGAGGVGMNAVQGARAVGAKYVVAVDPVESKRDSAKIFGATHSAGSAEAAIPVVREMTGGLMADRVVICPGVVHVDVIPQAMALLRKGGICVLTGITPYTEPPVPMVLQEMTLSAKQLRGALYGGMNPRTSVPMLLSLYQAGALKLDELVTKHYQLDQINEAFVDLREGRNIRGIIDFAGA, via the coding sequence GTGATCCGCGGTGTCGGTATGGACTGGGAGATCGAAGAGATTGATCTCGATCCGCCCCGCGCCGGTGAGGTGCTGGTGCGGATGGTCGTCGCCGGCGTCTGCCACTCGGACGACCACCTCTTCACCGGCGACGTGGTGCCGACAGCCGAAGCGCTGGCCGCGAGCGGGCAACCCGCACCGGACTGGTTCCCGCTACTCGGTGGCCACGAGGGCGCCGGTGTCGTCGCGGAAGTCGGGCCGGGAGTGACCGCCGTCCAGCCCGGCGACCACGTCGCGCTGTCCTTCATTCCCGCGTGCGGCAGCTGCCGGTTCTGCGTCGACGGGCAGAGTTACATCTGCGACATCGGCGCCAGCCTCTTCGTCCGCGAGATGCCGACCGACGGAACCTGCCGCCGCCATCTCGGCGACGAAAACCTGCTCGCCTACGGACAACTCGGCACGTTCGCCGAGTATGCGGTGTTGTCGGAGAAGTCCGTCATCAAGATCGATGAGGCGATTCCGTTTCACGCCGCGTCGCTCGTCTCGTGCGGGGTCAGCACCGGCTGGGGTTCGGCGACGGTGTCCGCGGAGACCGAACCCGGCGACACCGTGGTCGTCATCGGCGCCGGCGGCGTCGGGATGAACGCGGTGCAGGGCGCGCGCGCCGTCGGCGCCAAATACGTCGTCGCCGTGGATCCGGTTGAGTCGAAGCGGGATTCGGCGAAGATCTTCGGCGCCACGCACAGCGCCGGATCCGCGGAGGCGGCGATACCCGTGGTGCGCGAGATGACGGGCGGCCTGATGGCCGATCGCGTCGTCATCTGCCCCGGGGTGGTGCATGTCGATGTGATCCCGCAGGCGATGGCGTTGCTGCGCAAAGGCGGGATCTGCGTGCTCACCGGCATCACCCCGTACACCGAACCGCCGGTGCCAATGGTCCTGCAGGAGATGACGCTGTCGGCCAAGCAACTCCGCGGCGCGCTTTACGGCGGAATGAATCCGCGCACCAGCGTGCCGATGCTGCTGTCGCTGTACCAGGCGGGCGCGTTGAAGCTCGACGAACTGGTCACCAAGCACTACCAACTCGACCAGATCAACGAAGCTTTCGTCGACCTGCGTGAAGGACGCAACATCCGCGGAATCATCGATTTCGCGGGTGCCTGA